Part of the Ctenopharyngodon idella isolate HZGC_01 chromosome 24, HZGC01, whole genome shotgun sequence genome, TTGAAACTGGGATACCACTTTGACTTACCTGGCCCAAGGATGAGCGCAACTGGTATTTTAACCCGCAACCAGGACCGCCAGAGGCAAAAGCGGCTACAGCAAAGGAAAAAGCAAGACCATTTGGAAAGAAGTGACGAACAATCAAAGACATGGGACACTATGGACAATACGCAGTCATTTCAATTCCATATTTCAACAGACAAGGACACTACGCTAGCGAAGCAGAACTTTGTCTCTTCTCATTTACCACAACAACCTCACAGTCAACCAAATGGTGTGAAGAATGTGCTAACTAGGAAAATTGCTGAAATGGTCAAGCAACAAGAAGAAACCTCAATGGATGGTGTGGGTCGAAACCAGACTAATTCAAATAAAGGACACAAACTCACAGAGGACAAACAGGGCAAGAACATTCTTCAagatgaaaaaatattaacttgGAGAAGAAATAATCTGGGAGGCACCCAGGGGTCAACACGTGATGATCTATTGGCAGCCATTCGTGGCAGCAGCATGGGTACACTACGAAGGGTAAGATGTTTAGCATTTGTCCAGGACATAGAGTAGCCAAGCCTTAAAAACACGGTACCCAAATTTGCAATATTGCTGGACAGAATAGGAACTTCCAAGCTAAGAGTTTGGTGAACACCAACCCTACCAAATCAGGTATCTTGGAAATTAATTGCAAGACTTTAAGCAATAATTACCTTTTTATACCAGgaattgaatgattcattcaattCAATGTTTGTCCTGGTTGAGATCATTTAAGTTACCATGAAATCATTAGCCAGGCAGTGGAAAACACTTCTAACAGTAAATTCTAGTTCAAATTTAATAGATGGacatttctgttttaatgtaCATTCCAATCTGGTTGAAAACATGCTATTTGAGGGTTTCAAAACAAGTGCTCATCATTTCTAGCTTTCAATGAAAGTAAATTAagatcttaaagggacagtttatgacaattaaaaaaaaaaaagtctatagTGTGATCCACTGAAGAAAACAAAGTTTGGAACAATGTGAGGATGAGTGTATGATGACAGAACGTATTTTTAGGAGAACTACTCCTGCAAGATCTGACTAAGACATTATTAATACCCTTTGCAGCTTTCACTCAATGAATATGCCGTAAATAACTCGATATGGACTGTttccattaaaatattttttgtaattgcaaAGTTAAATGAACCACTGACCAgcgttttctttttctttttgcaggTCACCAATCATCATCGTTCCTGAGGTATAAAACCGCTCTGATAAAATTAATCTATTTAacaaataacacaaattaaacCTTTTGTTCTTTTATCTGCCGTTGAATTTGACAGGTTATTTATAcgtaatttctttacaccaacAAAAGGGTTGGTGTAAAGAGGTTGATCCTGTTTGATCCAATAAATTTagccaaaggaaaaaaaaataggaacTACTACATAGGAATTACTAAAAAGAAAAGCACCGTATCTCAGGTTTGTAAATATTACCATTTATTTAAGTATAGAATTTAGTGTTTTCATTCCACATTCCAACCCTTTTGTAAGATTTGATGTCAATTTTACAAATTTTTCATCACTTTCCTTAACGGACAAGAACAGAAAATTCAGTTCAGACAGACAATACTGTTAAACCAGCATTAATTGTACACaaaggtttgtttttttcctttaccTTAAATGTAGTTGTCAGTCCAAGCATTGACCTGTAAAAGCTTGTAACAAATGGAAGTTTAAACTGTACTTTGtgaagtgctttttttttttctttttcattttctcttGATATGACTGGAAATTCTGTATTTGTGAATTGATGGCTTTTCACATTCAGGAGCAAGCTGTACTCATGACTTTGCCGGTTTGAATTCACCatatattattttcttgttaATAAAGTGAAATCAAAAACTCCAAAACTGTCTACTTTGTGACGTGCAATGTAGTGTGACGCTGATAGTGATTACCACAGAAATCATATTTAGTGTTCAGCCAATGTGTTCTCATCCTGCAGTGAATTTCCGTTTCGTTATTCgtgcaaaaatatatatagcctCAATATAACAGCCTGGTGTACATTTACAAGGGAAACAATACAGGGGACATACATATTCTGATAGGAGAACCTCTTACCAAATCTAAGAATGCTAAACTAGGATTTGAATAAGAAAAATCGAAGGTACAGAAAAGTAGGGTATGAAAATAGTGTTATCTAAATCATTAATCAACAATTAATAAGGACATCAAGCGTCCCGTCCATCTCCCTTTCCCCACTCACAgggaaacaaaaacattcaggtCAACAAATCATGAATCCTGGCATTAAACTTCACATGGTTATTCCAGGACATTATTTTACAGAGGATAAATGACAAAACTTTACAGATTACATGAGGTATTGCacagattattaaaaaaaaagcaaaaaggcaacaaaaatatacagcgattttgaaaaaaaaaaagaaaacaaaaaacagaatgaGAGTAAAATTTGGGGAAGTGAGAATTTAGTATCATTTACTCTACAGGGTGGGGTTAGTGTTGAGGGATTAATCATCCCATTCGTCATCATCCTCAAAGTCTTCTTCATCGTCGTCATCCTCATCTTCATCTGAGGGCCCAAAAAAGATGCATAACCACCGTAAATAACTTACTTACTGCACTTATGCTCACATTCAAGTGAACCAAATGGAAAAAGGACCTCAATGGACTGGCGTTTATGCTACGTCAGTGAACGCTAAAAATACTTTGATTTAAATGTAGAATTTGTGTTTTAAGAATGAAGAGGATATGACCAAATGGATCTTTTAAGTTAGACTACTTTTACCTTGACACATCATCTTAAAAAGTAACGCTAAAGCATTTTTAGTATGTAAGCTCAAGTAATCAAACCAATTTGCAGCCGCTGAGTGGCCTGTTTACGACACACATTTGAGAGAGTGAAACGAGCACTTACCTGAGGAGTGGATGGCTTTGCTCCTCTTCTGCATCACCTCCATCAGAGCTCCAACAATGCCCGCTGACTGAGCAGGGGTGGGTGGTCCTGAGTCATTATCTGATACCTGAACATTCAAGAATAGAGGAATCAGATGACCATCACAAATAACTGTCCATAGAAGATGATATAAGTTtcatgctcaccaaagctgcatttatttgaaccaaaatacagtaaaaacagtaatattgtgaaatactattacaatttaatgtaaaatgttttctactttaatgtactttagaatttaatttattcctgtgatgtcaatgcgttgaattattattattattatctatgttgaaaacagttttgtggaaaccgtgatattttttattaggattctttgatgaatagaaagttcaaaagaagagcatttatctttataaatgtctttactgtcacttttgatcaattgaatgcaaaATTTTGGATGCACTTGGTTGAAAACCGaaactgctttttaaaaaggacttatttcttattttaaattagcttttttttttgcgtaataataataataataataataatagactttttaatgaaattcaataattttaatgatactgaacttaaaaaaatacaagccaataaaataaaaataaccacaTTTTTATTGactaacactttaaatatcaatatattattatttattcagttctatgcaacagatttattttttgacaaattattcaaataatttatattCCTACAAAGGTATTATTATCAGAGCAAGTGAGCAGAGTGTAGCTTGGAGTGGATCAGCGAACGAGCGTTGCCCAGTACGGCAAACAGAAACAAGTGTACTACTgcatagaaatttcattttgtgcGTTATTTGAGCGGACTTTGCTTTTCCGATAAGCATGAGCGGTACATGAGTGGAGCGTTCGCATGGGCCGTAAGCAACTGAGAGGAGCGCATGTACATAGAGAGTAGggttgtcaaaaaaaaaaaaaaaaaaaaaaaactgacttcggtaccaagtcggtactgaaattgtaaaaatgtgacaataccagcatttccccctagcattttgagcactgttgagcggattcttaaaggaacactccacattttttgaaaataggctaattttccaactcccctagagttaaacagttgagttttaccatttttgagcgagatgctaacggtctaatcagattcaatgaactatgctaagctatgctaaaagtggtactgccagacccggacatcggctgaatggattcgaaaatggtaaaactcaactgtttaactctaggggagttggaaaatgagcctattttcaaaaaaagtggagtgttcctttaaacacctctgattggccattgtgttcacgcgctcaacagatatgtctgtgattggctacaatgatcaactgttcaaaaacatgttgtaaatatacatctttgactcttcaccaagcgcttacacagatacacacgggagcgtttgaaagcaggcgtctatcagcggatccattcggttgttaagtctgaggTCATACGGCAgtgcttccgggtccaaacgctctatctcataccacaaggaaacaacaaacggtgctaatatacacacatgatgtggtgtaatactaccaaaaagttataatcataacctttatcgccataccaaaatcccagatggccagacattGATTCATCTTATAAATCGTTAATATATTAATGTCTGTAATGCTGTGAGCAGAGACTGTTGTATAgactattttaaatgtttaactttttaaaatgttaaatgtttaatatgaataaatagcactCATAAATGGCCGTcgagatggcattctcaagtgaaacgagccGGGGCTTGGAcccttacgtcacgacttaacaagcggataatATATCCGCTGAAAGAcggatccgctgatagacacctgctttcaaacgctcacgtgtgtatctgtgtaagcgcttggtgaagagcATCAGAAATGTCTATTTACATgattttgaagcattgatcatcatagccaatcacagacatatctgttaaacgagtgaacacaatggccaatcagaagtatttaagggccctatcatacacccagcgcaatgcggcgcgacgcaagtgttttttgctagtttcaggccgacacagttatcattttcatgtcctgcgccatgttgtttaaatagcaaatgcactcacgcCCATCTGTTtgcccatgggtgtgctggtctgaaaacgtggtgtgttcaggtgcgttgttggcgtgttgctgttttgaggcaactgaaagcgactgcgccattgaccaacaaaaacctggtgtAAAGTCAATAGTgcggtatttttttaaatttaaatagcacattagtaatatgtgcctataggcgggtgcacaacgtgcgtacactctgcttgttaaaCACacagggacgctatttgcagtaatgacgaatgaaattggctaattatttgaccaatcgtggcaacacacacatgtatttaaactgactcatcaggttgagggtgtctatattctgCAATGTAAATAGCAAActgccatggtgcaagcgcacTTGGCTTTTAAGGGGAATGGGAGaggacactctgattggtttattgcacgttatgcccaaaaccCTGCCCATGacttaagagactaggtacaaaccttttggaccatgcaccTGGCAtgccgaccattttttccgtcgttaaactagcaaaagtggattcggacacgccctaagtggaCCTGCGCCATGTGCTTCAGACCATGcacttagattgttaaaatagggccctaagaATCCAAAGAaatttcggtgcatccctaaatcTCACTGACCTTAGGCTTTTTAATGCTAGTGTATATTTATACATTCATATTAtagaattaaaaatatataaactattataCGGagacaaattatataaaaatattaaatgtacattttttaactttCGTCGCCACAGGTAACTAGTTGTTTAAAACCTATTTTAGCAAAATGATTATTGACGGGTGAGCAGACAATCCTTCACCATTTTCTGGGACACATCAGGATGGGTAAGTGTTTACACTCACCGTTTTGAGCTGGATGCCCTGTCGAATCTGGTCGAGCAGCGCGTCACGTCCTGTGGACGACACTGGCCTGTTGTTTTGCTCCACTTTCTTTAGCTGAGTGCCCTCCCTGATTTGATCCAGCAAAGCTGACTTCCCGCCCATGGGCGAGGGCGTTGATTCGCTGTGGCCTCCATCCATTTCAGGAGGTGGAGGTGGTCCAGGAGGAGGGggtggaggaggaggtggaggagggGCAGCTCCTCCAGATGGAGGTGGTGGCGGTGGGGGAGGTGGCATGGAGGCCGGGACAGGTGGAGGGGGAGGTGGATGCCCTCTGCTGGGAGGAGGTGGTGGAGGCGCTCCCATACTTGGCCGGGATGGAGGCGGCGGAGGGGGAGCGCTTGTGGGTGCCCTTGAAGGTGGAGGGGGTGGTGGGGCTCCTCGCCCCCGCAATGGGGGTGGGGGAGGTGGGGGCCCCGAAGTATGAGGAGGGGGTGGGGGAGGCGGGCCACCCCGGGAGGGTGGAGGCGGAGGTGCTGAAAAAgattaacataaaattaaataaataaatacacagactCTTTATGTATAAGTATaatttaaagaccccatgaaaccAAAATTtgagttttaaagggatagttcaacccaaaaatgaaaaataatcccataatttactcaccctcaagccatcctaggtgtacatgactatcttctttcagccgaacacaatcggagttatattaataacatcctggctcttcccagctttgtaatgacATTGAATAACACCCGAGTTTTTAAAGTtccaaaaagcgcatccatccatcataaaagtaatccatatgactcaagtgggttaataaatgccttctgaagcaaagcgatgggtttttgtaagaaaaatttccatatttaaaactttataagtCGAATTGTGTTCACCTGAAAGAAAATAGTAataaacacctaggatggcttgagggtgaaaaaatcatgggataattttgatttcatggggtcttcGTTTTAGTGGATTGTGATATAAGCCAAAGGACCACTTACAGCCACTTTGATATCTACCTGtctaacttcctgtttcatctAACACATAGAAAACTGTCAATccatttcatggggtctttaaagCTGGAGCAAGACTTTTATTCTAGAGGAAGAACCCTATCAAAGTTttgcattacaaaaaccacaccAATCAGCAACAACTGGCACTTCACACTTTCTCAAGGCATATTACTGAAGTCACTATTAAGAGATCaaacttgtttttaaaacaCCAACACAAATGCCTCATGAAGAACCATGAAAAGTATCCATATATACGCACAAATAATCTCCcataaagatgcattaaatgtaGGTTAAATGGAGCTTGGTTACACCTACTAGGTActtcaaaagagaaaaaaaaaatctttcaaaacAACCCATGCCAATCTGCAAAAATTCAGACCTCTTATACATgcagttttcacacaaaaacacacgtTCTACCTACCGCTCCACCTGGGAGGACCTGAAGGAAAACCACAATTATTGATCAAATATAGAAATGCTAATATATGCACCCAACTTCGGAGGAACATGTTACcgctacattattttaatatcataaaAGGATTCATTGGCctttgtaattaattgtgaaatttaagaTCAgtttctgggaaaaaaaaaaatatgtttgtacGCCCTTTTTTGTGTGCAGTTATGATGAAGTTGCCTTGGAAAACTATTTTTGTTGATTCTGGCCAGACTTTCTGACAGAGTATGGTTAATAGACAGACATGTCAATACAAATCGCAGGTGTTCAGTGCAGCGACTGTGTGACAGCGATCAGCCTCACCTTGTCTCCTCAGCTCATTCTTCACAGCCTCTACGCCGCCCTTCTTCTCAATGAAGTCGTAGATGACCTTAGACGTCTCCTTGTCTTTGAGCTGGGCCTCAGAGATGCCACACATGTCAAACAGGTTCTTCAGCTCCGGGTCCAAATTATTcaactgcaaaacaaaaaaaaggtaaagcaGTGAGACATtacttttggtaacactttataataactttcattaataaataactaACAAACatttcatctatctatctatctatcatatatatatatatatatatacacacacacacatatatataaaaagctaataaaATGTTCAGTTAACTCTTAcatataaacttttaaatattacataatgaTTAACATATTTAAGGTTAAATGCTTTCAAATGTCATTAAACTCAAATCATATGATCATGCACTTAAAAAATCTACAAATGATTTCAACAGATGGTTTACAATGATTAATAGattcattaataaatcattaacatattatataatgcttaacagatcattagtttatatattcaaatagctATGAGATAATGTGcttgttaatgtttaaatgaacttattaaacattacataatgATTAGTAGATCATtataatgaaaatttaaaagcttaaaaataccattgaactttcaattcatacggtcatgcactttttaaaaatctacaaaTGATTTTAGCAGATGTTATACAATGATTAAAAGCTTATTTGTTAATGAACATTTGAATGCCAACAAATGTCGTTAACCTTCAATTCATATATTAcctaatatactttttttacatttacaaatgttttgaaaacaaaaacagactaTTCATT contains:
- the wasla gene encoding WASP like actin nucleation promoting factor a isoform X2, whose protein sequence is MSGHPPQRRVANVGSLLLTPQENDCLFNYLGRKCITLCSAVVQVYGADRGSSWVKRCCGVACLVKDNPQRSYFIRVFDIKDGKTKFEQELYNNFAFNSSRSYFVTFAGDSCQMGLNFASEEEAKRFRSALNELLNRRQRKTGPTLPMATVDIKNPEINNVRFHNNSHVNNMVHSSLTKKEKKVKGKRKKLTKADIGTPSNFQHIGHVGWDPNTGFDLNNLDPELKNLFDMCGISEAQLKDKETSKVIYDFIEKKGGVEAVKNELRRQAPPPPPSRGGPPPPPPPHTSGPPPPPPPLRGRGAPPPPPPSRAPTSAPPPPPPSRPSMGAPPPPPPSRGHPPPPPPVPASMPPPPPPPPPSGGAAPPPPPPPPPPPGPPPPPEMDGGHSESTPSPMGGKSALLDQIREGTQLKKVEQNNRPVSSTGRDALLDQIRQGIQLKTVSDNDSGPPTPAQSAGIVGALMEVMQKRSKAIHSSDEDEDDDDEEDFEDDDEWDD
- the wasla gene encoding WASP like actin nucleation promoting factor a isoform X1 → MSGHPPQRRVANVGSLLLTPQENDCLFNYLGRKCITLCSAVVQVYGADRGSSWVKRCCGVACLVKDNPQRSYFIRVFDIKDGKTKFEQELYNNFAFNSSRSYFVTFAGDSCQMGLNFASEEEAKRFRSALNELLNRRQRKTEKRRDPPNGPTLPMATVDIKNPEINNVRFHNNSHVNNMVHSSLTKKEKKVKGKRKKLTKADIGTPSNFQHIGHVGWDPNTGFDLNNLDPELKNLFDMCGISEAQLKDKETSKVIYDFIEKKGGVEAVKNELRRQAPPPPPSRGGPPPPPPPHTSGPPPPPPPLRGRGAPPPPPPSRAPTSAPPPPPPSRPSMGAPPPPPPSRGHPPPPPPVPASMPPPPPPPPPSGGAAPPPPPPPPPPPGPPPPPEMDGGHSESTPSPMGGKSALLDQIREGTQLKKVEQNNRPVSSTGRDALLDQIRQGIQLKTVSDNDSGPPTPAQSAGIVGALMEVMQKRSKAIHSSDEDEDDDDEEDFEDDDEWDD